A single window of Candidatus Flexicrinis affinis DNA harbors:
- a CDS encoding amidohydrolase family protein has protein sequence MQRVDTILTEGVVVTMNNAYDVLQNGAVAIHDGKIAAIGLTDEILAHYSSDTIVPCRGQYILPGLINTHTHVPMTLLRGLSDDLRLDVWLYGYIMPTEREFVSPDFCRVGTQLACAEMIKGGVTTFTDMYYFEADIAAETARVGMRAVLGETVLKFPAPDAASYEESLAYARTFIETWKGHPLITPAVAPHAPYSNTQETLDKCVELAAEYGVPMMIHIAETRSEAEDHLNTYKQTLVHWLNKIGFFRIPVIAAHCVWIDETEMRIFREKGAAVAHCPSANLKLASGIASVQDLLDNGVTVGIGTDGPASNNDLDMFEEMRLAALLAKTQTFNPTAVPAKMALTMATRGGAKVLGMTDRVGTLEVGKAADIIVVDSQPLHNVPHYDFNPDNVYSRIVYASKASDVAHTLVNGAFLMRDRRLTTIDEQALRIEAVGYSTRIGAFLGEYQRNVLSKLIAVSVGVERGESFEIQVKAVLRDPSVIENLLDHPDVEVLRTTHYRQHDTYFMFDDPKAGRVRYREDDKVDDDGKIQDVRTRLTYTSPEKDRQIDSTIALSRSRFIAAATQPLRFYKEYFQADSERTLDKDRRRWSITYRGVQFYINVDQVLQPAQPGMYIEVKSRTWSARDADFKAAHVQEMLHILSIEADDIVTSDYLDMLPSPNA, from the coding sequence ATGCAGCGGGTTGATACGATCCTAACTGAAGGTGTCGTCGTCACGATGAATAACGCGTATGACGTCCTTCAGAACGGGGCCGTCGCAATACACGACGGCAAGATCGCCGCGATCGGCCTGACAGACGAGATTCTCGCGCATTACAGCAGCGACACGATCGTCCCGTGCCGAGGGCAGTATATTCTGCCCGGCTTGATCAATACGCATACACACGTTCCTATGACGCTCCTGCGCGGGCTGTCCGACGACCTGCGCCTCGACGTGTGGCTCTACGGATACATCATGCCCACCGAGCGCGAGTTCGTCAGCCCGGATTTCTGCCGCGTCGGGACACAGTTGGCGTGCGCAGAAATGATCAAAGGCGGCGTCACGACGTTCACCGACATGTACTACTTCGAGGCCGATATCGCGGCCGAAACCGCGCGGGTTGGCATGCGGGCCGTCCTCGGTGAGACCGTGCTCAAGTTCCCGGCGCCGGATGCGGCGAGCTACGAAGAGAGCCTCGCTTACGCGCGCACGTTCATCGAAACGTGGAAAGGCCATCCTCTGATCACGCCGGCAGTCGCGCCGCACGCCCCCTACTCGAACACGCAGGAGACGCTGGACAAGTGCGTCGAGCTGGCGGCTGAGTACGGCGTTCCGATGATGATCCACATCGCCGAGACCCGGTCCGAGGCGGAGGATCACCTCAATACCTACAAGCAGACCCTTGTGCATTGGCTCAACAAGATCGGGTTCTTCAGAATTCCGGTCATTGCCGCGCACTGCGTATGGATCGACGAAACCGAAATGCGCATTTTCCGCGAGAAGGGCGCCGCGGTTGCGCACTGCCCTAGTGCCAACCTGAAGCTGGCCAGCGGGATTGCTAGCGTTCAAGACTTGCTCGACAACGGAGTCACGGTCGGGATCGGCACTGATGGCCCCGCGAGCAACAACGACCTCGATATGTTCGAGGAAATGCGCCTCGCCGCGCTGCTCGCCAAGACCCAGACCTTCAACCCGACAGCCGTGCCGGCCAAGATGGCGCTCACCATGGCGACCCGCGGCGGCGCGAAAGTACTTGGCATGACCGACCGCGTGGGCACGCTGGAAGTAGGCAAGGCAGCGGATATCATTGTCGTCGATTCACAGCCGCTGCACAACGTCCCGCATTACGACTTTAACCCGGACAACGTCTATTCGCGCATCGTTTATGCGTCAAAGGCGTCCGATGTCGCACATACGCTCGTAAACGGCGCATTCCTGATGCGCGACCGGCGCCTGACGACGATTGACGAACAGGCACTGCGGATCGAAGCGGTTGGCTATTCGACGCGCATCGGCGCATTCCTTGGCGAATACCAGCGCAACGTGTTGAGCAAACTGATTGCCGTTTCGGTCGGCGTGGAGCGTGGCGAGAGTTTCGAGATTCAGGTGAAGGCGGTGCTGCGCGACCCGTCGGTCATCGAGAACTTGCTTGATCACCCAGATGTCGAAGTCCTGCGGACGACCCACTATCGTCAGCACGACACATACTTCATGTTCGATGACCCGAAAGCGGGCCGGGTTCGCTATCGCGAAGACGACAAGGTCGACGACGACGGCAAGATTCAGGACGTACGCACTCGCCTGACTTACACCTCGCCCGAAAAGGACCGGCAGATCGACTCGACGATCGCGCTGTCACGATCTCGGTTCATCGCCGCAGCTACTCAGCCGCTGCGCTTCTACAAAGAGTATTTCCAAGCCGACTCCGAGCGCACGCTGGACAAGGATCGCCGCCGCTGGTCGATCACCTACCGAGGCGTGCAGTTCTACATCAATGTCGATCAGGTGCTTCAGCCTGCCCAGCCCGGTATGTACATCGAGGTCAAGTCGCGCACGTGGTCGGCACGAGACGCCGACTTCAAGGCCGCCCATGTACAGGAGATGCTGCACATCCTCTCGATCGAGGCGGACGACATCGTGACTTCCGATTACCTTGATATGCTGCCTTCGCCGAACGCCTAA